A section of the Flavobacterium sp. CG_23.5 genome encodes:
- a CDS encoding nuclear transport factor 2 family protein, with translation MKKALLIVMMVLTFITYAQKKVNGTIYVEHPAINVVESMQQAFVKGDSVKVAGYLTDDFKSFNGSNTNKQDKGIDKKGFINQLKFWNSNIDYLSIKRSDGAYPDALEYKDANNKDVTWVQTWDNLKGVHNKTGVALDMPIHRLFTVDKNNKIKMMTTYSDSGIYNEIGESSVDRKNGTIYNHHDYINKIRLMIRAFENKDFAKAYSFYDKKAQFRNINMPIDAKSMTLDQMKDSDKKMMDEFEITSIDVVGYPDYLNYEMGNSKVVQSWWNMRMTRKSDKKNVVVPILFIDTFNDEGMIVDEMAYFSDSLMSK, from the coding sequence ATGAAAAAAGCATTACTGATTGTGATGATGGTTTTAACATTCATCACTTACGCGCAAAAAAAAGTCAACGGAACTATTTATGTTGAGCATCCGGCAATTAATGTGGTAGAATCAATGCAACAGGCATTTGTAAAAGGTGACTCTGTAAAAGTTGCCGGTTATTTAACGGATGATTTCAAATCGTTCAATGGATCTAATACCAATAAACAGGATAAAGGAATCGATAAAAAGGGTTTCATAAATCAATTAAAATTTTGGAACAGTAATATTGATTACTTGAGTATAAAACGTTCCGATGGTGCTTATCCTGATGCCTTAGAATACAAAGATGCGAACAATAAAGATGTGACTTGGGTGCAGACGTGGGATAACTTAAAAGGAGTTCACAACAAAACAGGTGTTGCCTTAGATATGCCAATTCACAGACTTTTTACCGTGGATAAGAACAACAAAATCAAAATGATGACTACCTATTCCGATTCAGGAATTTATAATGAAATAGGAGAAAGTTCTGTTGACCGAAAAAATGGAACTATCTATAATCACCATGATTACATTAACAAAATCAGGCTGATGATTCGTGCATTTGAAAATAAAGATTTTGCAAAAGCATACAGTTTTTATGATAAAAAAGCGCAGTTTAGAAATATAAATATGCCCATCGATGCTAAAAGTATGACTTTGGACCAAATGAAAGATAGCGATAAAAAAATGATGGATGAGTTTGAAATAACAAGTATTGATGTGGTAGGTTATCCAGATTATTTAAATTATGAAATGGGAAATTCCAAAGTAGTGCAATCCTGGTGGAACATGCGAATGACGCGCAAATCAGATAAGAAAAATGTAGTTGTACCCATATTATTCATAGACACCTTTAATGATGAAGGAATGATTGTGGATGAAATGGCCTATTTCAGTGATTCATTGATGAGTAAATGA
- a CDS encoding AMP-dependent synthetase/ligase, producing the protein MITISRLFDFPYYQQEKYTNIPDALVSKQDGVWVKTSTQEYIDKANAVSRAFLKMGIQKDDKIAIISTTNRTEWNIMDIGTLQTGAQTVPIYPTISEEDYEYILNHSGAIYCFVSDVEVLRKVNLIRNKIPNLKEVYSFNEIDGCKNWKELLILGDDQSNQNDVENRKNNVKTEDLATIIYTSGTTGRPKGVMLSHKNIVSNVLDSAKRIPFEAGKSRALSFLPICHIFERMILYLYQYYGVSVYFGESIDKISDNLKEVKPTVITAVPRLLEKVYDKIYAKGTELTGIKRNLFFWAIDLGLKFEPYGANGFWYEMQLKIARKLIFSKWKEGLGGNLDLMVSGSAALQPRLARVFAAAEIPVMEGYGLTETSPVISVNDMRNKGFRVGTVGKVIDNVGVKIAEDGEILCKGPNVMMGYFKDEKLTSEVIIDGYFHTGDIGIFDNDGFLKITDRKKEMFKTSGGKYIAPQLIENTMKQSRFIEQIMVIGDGQKMPAAFIQPNFDFLKEWAVIHGIDIGKTNEEIISNEKVIERIQGEIDTLNEKFGNWEKIKRFELTPDVWSIEGGQLTPTLKLKRKIVMEKYIILFNKIYN; encoded by the coding sequence ATGATAACTATCTCCCGCCTTTTTGATTTTCCTTATTATCAACAAGAAAAATATACTAACATTCCGGATGCTTTAGTAAGCAAGCAGGACGGTGTTTGGGTAAAAACTTCTACTCAGGAATACATTGACAAAGCAAATGCTGTTTCTAGGGCATTTTTGAAAATGGGCATTCAAAAAGATGATAAAATTGCCATTATTTCCACTACTAATAGGACTGAATGGAATATTATGGATATTGGTACTTTGCAAACGGGAGCACAAACCGTTCCTATTTACCCAACAATTAGCGAAGAGGATTATGAATACATCCTGAACCATTCGGGGGCGATTTATTGTTTTGTATCGGATGTTGAAGTACTTAGAAAAGTAAATTTGATTCGAAATAAAATTCCAAATCTAAAAGAAGTTTATTCATTCAACGAAATTGACGGCTGCAAAAACTGGAAGGAATTGCTTATTCTTGGCGACGACCAAAGCAATCAAAATGATGTTGAAAATCGAAAAAACAATGTAAAAACAGAAGATTTAGCAACTATAATTTACACTTCGGGAACGACAGGAAGACCAAAAGGAGTTATGCTCTCGCATAAAAATATCGTATCCAATGTTTTAGACAGTGCAAAGAGAATTCCTTTTGAAGCTGGAAAAAGTCGTGCGTTGAGTTTCCTACCGATCTGTCATATTTTTGAAAGAATGATTTTGTATTTATACCAATATTATGGCGTTTCGGTCTATTTTGGAGAATCAATTGATAAAATCAGTGACAACCTTAAAGAAGTAAAACCAACGGTAATTACAGCTGTTCCAAGACTACTTGAAAAAGTATATGATAAAATTTATGCTAAAGGAACTGAGCTAACTGGAATAAAAAGAAATCTTTTCTTTTGGGCTATTGATTTAGGGTTGAAATTTGAACCGTATGGAGCCAATGGTTTTTGGTATGAAATGCAACTTAAAATTGCCCGAAAATTGATTTTCAGTAAATGGAAAGAAGGTCTAGGCGGAAACTTGGATTTAATGGTCTCTGGAAGTGCAGCCTTACAACCCAGATTAGCTAGAGTTTTTGCAGCTGCCGAAATTCCAGTAATGGAAGGATACGGTTTAACCGAAACTTCTCCAGTAATATCTGTAAATGATATGAGAAACAAAGGTTTCAGAGTAGGGACTGTAGGAAAAGTAATTGATAACGTGGGAGTTAAAATTGCAGAAGACGGCGAAATCCTATGTAAAGGACCTAACGTAATGATGGGTTACTTTAAAGATGAAAAATTAACGAGCGAAGTAATAATAGACGGTTATTTCCACACCGGCGATATAGGAATTTTTGACAATGACGGATTCTTGAAAATCACGGACCGTAAAAAGGAAATGTTTAAAACCTCAGGAGGAAAATATATTGCACCGCAACTTATTGAAAACACAATGAAACAATCGCGTTTCATTGAACAAATAATGGTGATTGGTGATGGACAAAAAATGCCTGCAGCCTTCATTCAGCCTAATTTTGATTTCTTGAAAGAATGGGCTGTCATTCACGGAATTGATATTGGGAAAACAAACGAAGAAATTATCTCTAACGAAAAAGTCATCGAACGAATTCAAGGAGAAATCGATACATTGAATGAAAAATTTGGTAATTGGGAGAAAATCAAACGTTTTGAATTGACTCCTGATGTTTGGTCTATCGAAGGCGGACAATTGACTCCAACTTTGAAATTAAAACGAAAAATAGTTATGGAAAAATACATTATTTTATTCAATAAAATCTATAATTAA
- a CDS encoding GNAT family N-acetyltransferase, protein MQKSNFERMLQLADTVFAVKNDPSQLDVDDKVIEQLKRIHPETVLEFDFGNGPVAWVLLIPTTLNLMHQFLENKISEKELFELTPLDTAYEALYLCSALVLEEYRRKGIAKQLTLQAIESIRSVHPLKALFVWTFSKEGDLGAEALAYLTSLPLYKRPK, encoded by the coding sequence ATGCAAAAAAGTAATTTTGAACGGATGTTACAACTGGCTGATACTGTTTTTGCCGTCAAAAATGACCCAAGCCAACTTGATGTAGATGACAAGGTAATCGAGCAATTAAAAAGGATACATCCAGAAACAGTTTTAGAATTTGATTTTGGAAATGGTCCTGTGGCGTGGGTTTTACTAATTCCGACGACACTTAATTTAATGCACCAATTTCTTGAAAATAAAATCTCTGAAAAAGAACTATTTGAACTGACGCCTTTGGATACTGCATATGAAGCTTTGTATTTATGCTCCGCGTTAGTCTTAGAAGAATATCGGAGAAAAGGAATTGCAAAGCAACTGACACTGCAGGCAATTGAAAGCATACGCAGCGTTCATCCTTTGAAAGCTTTATTTGTCTGGACATTTAGCAAAGAAGGAGATTTGGGTGCGGAAGCGCTTGCATACTTGACCTCCTTACCTTTATACAAACGACCAAAATAA
- a CDS encoding NAD(P)/FAD-dependent oxidoreductase: MKKSVSIIGGGPAALLLAAFLDPQKFNVTIYEKNKTLGRKFLVAGKGGFNLTHSEPIAQLVDRYTPSHFLQEALLDFDNLDFQKWIDTMGIPTYIGSSKRIYPEIGIKPIEVLNAILDVLSKRGVTIQYQNTWTGWDSDHNLVFNDAIEVQSDYTVFALGGGSWKVTGSDGTWLELFKTQGIEVIPFKASNCAYGVNWNPDFIDLYEGNPLKNIAVSCGDKSQKGEVVLTRFGLEGNAIYAISPQIREELNDKQNATIFLDLKPTLSYDDLLHKLKKSTLKKTSEKLQKELKMSPAQIGLLKIYLSKETYLNSELLAQNIKKLPIEIMGFALLDEAISTTGGVNLNALDENFELKMLKNHFCIGEMIDLDAPTGGYLLQSCFSMGVYLARHLNSIP; this comes from the coding sequence GTGAAGAAATCAGTCTCAATTATTGGTGGAGGACCTGCAGCACTTTTGCTTGCCGCATTTCTCGACCCTCAGAAATTTAACGTTACCATTTACGAGAAAAACAAAACGCTGGGAAGAAAATTCCTTGTGGCTGGAAAAGGAGGCTTTAACCTTACTCATTCAGAACCCATTGCGCAACTTGTTGATCGATATACGCCATCGCATTTTTTGCAAGAAGCGCTACTTGATTTTGATAACCTTGATTTTCAAAAATGGATTGATACTATGGGTATCCCAACTTACATAGGTAGTAGTAAACGCATATATCCTGAAATCGGAATTAAACCTATCGAAGTGCTTAACGCTATTTTAGATGTGCTTAGTAAACGAGGTGTTACCATTCAGTATCAAAATACTTGGACAGGCTGGGACAGTGACCATAATCTTGTCTTCAATGATGCCATTGAAGTTCAATCTGACTATACTGTTTTCGCCTTGGGCGGAGGTAGCTGGAAAGTAACAGGCTCTGATGGGACATGGCTCGAACTATTCAAAACACAAGGGATAGAAGTTATTCCTTTTAAAGCCTCCAATTGCGCTTACGGGGTAAACTGGAATCCTGATTTCATTGACTTATATGAAGGAAATCCGCTTAAAAATATAGCAGTTAGCTGTGGCGATAAAAGTCAAAAAGGCGAAGTAGTGCTTACACGTTTTGGTTTAGAAGGAAATGCCATTTATGCAATCAGCCCGCAAATTCGGGAAGAACTTAATGACAAGCAAAATGCTACTATCTTCTTAGATTTAAAACCAACATTAAGCTATGATGATTTGCTTCATAAGCTCAAAAAATCAACCTTAAAAAAAACGAGCGAAAAATTACAAAAAGAGCTTAAAATGAGTCCGGCACAAATTGGACTTTTGAAAATATACCTTTCAAAAGAAACCTATCTTAATTCGGAACTTTTGGCACAAAACATCAAAAAACTCCCAATTGAAATAATGGGTTTTGCCCTATTAGACGAAGCCATATCCACCACTGGAGGAGTTAACTTGAATGCCTTAGATGAAAATTTTGAATTGAAAATGTTGAAGAATCATTTTTGTATTGGAGAAATGATCGATTTGGATGCACCCACGGGCGGCTATCTTCTTCAATCTTGCTTTAGCATGGGCGTTTATCTTGCGCGTCACCTGAATTCGATCCCTTAA
- a CDS encoding proline iminopeptidase-family hydrolase, whose product MKMKIIICSLLTVLMFSNCKEKKEVDSIKANYLDFSKRDDQFTGGIKMIPITTPKGTFKVWTKTVGNNPTIKVLLLHGGPGGTHEFFECFDGFFPNESVEYIYYDQLGSYYSDQPNDNSLWTNERFVEEVEQVRKALKLDNSNFYLMGQSWGGILAMEYALKYQKNLKGLIIANMMASAPAYNKYADEVLGPQLDPKVFVQIKEFEKNKDYTNPKYTELLYKYYYTEHILRMPIDKWPESINRAFKHINPNVYVYMQGPSEFGITGDATLKNWDVTARLKTIKVPTLVIGAKYDTMDPKHMEWISKEVQNGRFLYCPNGSHCSQYDDQEHYFPGVIKFLKDVDSGNFKKS is encoded by the coding sequence ATGAAAATGAAAATCATAATTTGTTCGTTATTAACTGTTCTTATGTTTTCTAATTGTAAAGAAAAAAAAGAAGTAGATTCGATTAAGGCAAACTATTTAGATTTTTCAAAGCGGGATGATCAGTTTACAGGCGGAATTAAAATGATTCCTATTACTACGCCAAAAGGCACCTTTAAGGTCTGGACAAAAACCGTTGGAAATAATCCAACAATAAAAGTGTTACTATTACATGGCGGTCCAGGCGGAACACATGAATTTTTTGAATGCTTTGACGGTTTCTTTCCCAATGAAAGCGTTGAATACATCTACTATGACCAACTAGGCTCTTATTATAGTGATCAGCCCAACGATAATAGCTTATGGACTAATGAACGGTTTGTTGAGGAAGTTGAACAAGTACGCAAAGCATTGAAACTAGACAATTCTAACTTCTACCTGATGGGGCAATCCTGGGGTGGAATTCTAGCAATGGAATATGCTTTAAAATACCAAAAAAATCTAAAAGGATTGATCATTGCCAATATGATGGCGAGTGCTCCGGCATATAACAAATATGCAGATGAAGTACTCGGGCCACAATTAGACCCAAAAGTATTTGTGCAAATTAAAGAATTTGAAAAAAACAAAGATTACACCAATCCTAAATATACTGAACTACTTTATAAATATTATTATACCGAACATATTTTAAGAATGCCGATCGATAAATGGCCGGAATCTATTAATAGAGCTTTCAAACATATAAATCCAAACGTATATGTTTATATGCAAGGTCCAAGTGAATTTGGGATAACTGGAGATGCTACATTAAAAAATTGGGATGTTACTGCAAGACTTAAAACTATAAAAGTTCCTACACTTGTCATCGGTGCAAAATATGACACCATGGATCCAAAACATATGGAATGGATATCCAAAGAAGTTCAAAATGGTCGCTTTTTATATTGTCCAAATGGAAGTCATTGCTCACAATATGATGACCAAGAACATTATTTCCCTGGGGTAATCAAGTTCTTGAAAGACGTGGATAGCGGTAATTTTAAGAAATCATAA
- a CDS encoding MarR family winged helix-turn-helix transcriptional regulator, with product MKDKTIDYILRATWQAVSRMYNEEASKYDATMATGFALLSMDKEDGTPSTALGPRMGMEATSLTRTLKSMEEKGLILKKKNPDDGRGVLIYLTDFGKEKRELSKNTVLKFNETIRQHVSEDKLKHFIEVAETINELIQDKNIFNHTSVSELAEQTEKTENDIAMIQKTINN from the coding sequence ATGAAAGACAAAACAATAGATTATATTTTAAGAGCTACTTGGCAGGCCGTTTCAAGAATGTATAATGAGGAAGCGTCAAAATATGATGCAACAATGGCAACTGGTTTCGCATTGTTGAGTATGGACAAGGAAGATGGAACACCATCAACCGCTTTAGGACCTCGAATGGGTATGGAAGCCACCAGTTTGACTCGTACTTTGAAATCTATGGAGGAAAAAGGATTAATTCTTAAAAAGAAAAATCCAGATGATGGCCGAGGAGTATTGATTTACCTGACTGATTTTGGTAAAGAAAAAAGAGAACTTTCTAAAAATACCGTTTTAAAATTTAACGAAACCATCCGACAACACGTTTCGGAAGACAAACTTAAACATTTCATAGAAGTAGCAGAAACTATCAATGAATTGATTCAAGACAAAAATATATTTAATCACACGAGCGTCAGCGAACTGGCGGAGCAAACTGAAAAAACAGAAAATGACATCGCCATGATTCAAAAAACAATCAATAATTAA